Proteins from a single region of Phycisphaeraceae bacterium D3-23:
- a CDS encoding lamin tail domain-containing protein, which yields MKRLKQSRTASKPHTGETLQTLEPRLLFSAVPLITEFVASNDTGLQDEDGERSDWIELYNGGDTALGLNGWHLTDDAGDLDRWSLPDVSLAPGQFMVVFASGKDRADSDGTELHTNFKLSAGGEYLALVEADGVTVAHDYAPQYPAQQADVSYGLAMSTSSETLVDDTSAMRYHVPTSGALGLSWTQPGFNDAAWAGGAGTTGGLGYENSPGAGTNFAAFIDTTLPSGTTSAYARFTFNVADPSSINALTLGMMYDDGFVAYLNGERVAADFEPAVVQWDSAATDGRGDGVVIEDFVDFDLGGHLDELLVGTNVLAIHALNTPGSSDMLMIPKLVAGSGSVVQPVETGFLSAPTPGQTNGSTFLGFVGDTAFSIDRGFFTSAFSVAITTPTPGADIYYTTDGSAPSTTHGTLYTGAVPINTTTVLRAVATKPGFASSNIDTQSYFFLEDVLQQDGAGLPTPPNGTSTWDYVLDPDIVNDPRYSGALIDDLMSIPTLSLVMDAQDAWGPNGFYANPRQSGIAWERPVSVELIGTDGTGLFQQDAGIRIMGSGSTNRAVGKKSMRLVFREEYGAPKLLYPFFGAEHTDEINSIAIRGNYFDTWTFQSDSGGLGGPCCGRSRSSYLRDQFAHETHDAMGGFAIGGDWVHLYINGQYWGLYNPTERPDDEFMQSYFGGSDADYDIIKTGVELVDGDLTGWNAMMQIALGNGPNGSLSNNAAYNDLQQYLDMEQFADYLLLNFWGGNHDWPHNNWYAVRDRAANGAFTFISWDAENFLFSVNSDRTGVSTANSPGVLYDRLRQNAEFRQLFADRVHEHMFNGGALSTAATTARFQSIVDTIRPALNAEAARWGDELTPNDPYNVIDHYDPFVDEKLDNYFPARNGIVLSQLRAAGLYPATSFEAPSFAQHGGVLPTGQVTIINNEAVGNLYYTLDGSDPRAVGGGVNAGAILYTGTLALPDHATVTARLLRSGTWSAKLQAGFVLADTPADATNLRVAELHYNPQVPSAAEQAAGFTDGDAFEFIELINTSGQTISLHGVQLKRTVVDGALDGIAFTFGLDALAPGQRIVVVSDLAAFTQRYGTGINVAGQYAGNLANSGETLRLTDADNSTIQQFVYDDAVSWPATPDGDGPSLVVINNQGNYNNANNWKASTTTHGTPGQDEAVGIAGDITGDGFVGTADLDALLALWGDAAASSPEAAAADLDASGTVGSGDLSIVIANFGNGSAPANPTSNGQTPADPDTGNSNNNNSAGSPTRPANTRPTAPDSPDSPATPASPTPDATPPPARRPRPQAAAGLTPELQRAAVTRPTPNALALTTPVDSATKPKSPPLASRTPARRFDALALL from the coding sequence CAGTTCATGGTCGTCTTTGCCTCGGGCAAGGACCGCGCGGACAGCGACGGCACGGAGCTGCACACGAACTTCAAGCTCTCCGCCGGCGGCGAGTACCTCGCGCTGGTCGAGGCCGACGGCGTCACCGTCGCGCACGATTACGCGCCGCAGTACCCCGCACAGCAGGCTGATGTTTCCTACGGGCTGGCGATGAGCACGAGCAGCGAGACCCTCGTCGATGACACCTCGGCGATGCGCTACCACGTCCCGACAAGCGGCGCGCTGGGGCTAAGCTGGACGCAGCCTGGGTTCAACGACGCCGCCTGGGCGGGCGGCGCGGGGACCACCGGGGGGCTGGGCTACGAAAACAGCCCGGGTGCTGGCACGAACTTCGCCGCCTTCATTGATACCACGCTGCCGTCGGGCACGACCTCGGCCTACGCCCGCTTCACGTTCAACGTCGCCGACCCGTCGTCGATCAACGCGCTGACGCTGGGCATGATGTACGACGACGGCTTTGTCGCCTACCTCAACGGCGAGCGCGTCGCGGCCGACTTCGAGCCCGCCGTTGTGCAGTGGGACTCCGCCGCGACCGACGGCCGGGGCGACGGCGTCGTGATCGAAGACTTCGTCGACTTCGACCTCGGCGGCCACCTCGATGAGCTCCTGGTCGGCACCAACGTACTCGCGATCCATGCGCTCAATACCCCCGGCAGCAGCGATATGCTGATGATTCCGAAACTCGTCGCGGGCAGCGGGAGCGTTGTGCAGCCGGTCGAAACGGGGTTCCTCTCGGCCCCGACCCCCGGGCAGACCAACGGCTCGACGTTCCTCGGTTTCGTCGGCGATACCGCGTTCAGTATCGACCGCGGGTTCTTCACCTCGGCGTTCAGCGTCGCGATCACGACCCCGACCCCCGGCGCAGACATCTACTACACGACCGACGGCAGCGCGCCGAGCACCACCCACGGCACGCTCTACACCGGCGCGGTACCGATCAACACGACCACCGTCCTCCGCGCCGTTGCCACGAAGCCCGGGTTCGCGTCGTCGAATATCGACACGCAGTCGTACTTCTTCCTCGAGGATGTGTTGCAGCAGGACGGGGCCGGGCTCCCGACGCCGCCCAACGGTACCTCGACATGGGACTATGTCTTGGACCCGGATATCGTCAACGACCCGCGCTACTCGGGTGCGCTCATCGACGACCTGATGTCGATCCCGACACTGTCGCTGGTGATGGATGCGCAGGACGCCTGGGGCCCCAACGGGTTCTACGCAAACCCCCGACAGTCCGGCATCGCGTGGGAGCGGCCGGTCTCGGTCGAGCTGATCGGTACCGACGGCACGGGCTTGTTCCAGCAAGACGCCGGCATCCGCATCATGGGCTCGGGCAGCACCAACCGTGCGGTCGGCAAGAAGTCGATGCGGCTGGTCTTCCGCGAAGAGTACGGCGCCCCGAAGCTGCTGTACCCCTTCTTCGGGGCCGAGCACACCGACGAAATCAACTCGATCGCCATCCGCGGCAACTACTTCGACACGTGGACGTTCCAAAGCGACAGCGGCGGGCTGGGCGGTCCTTGCTGCGGGCGCTCGCGGTCCAGCTATCTGCGCGACCAGTTCGCGCACGAAACCCACGACGCCATGGGCGGTTTCGCGATCGGCGGCGACTGGGTCCACCTCTATATCAACGGCCAATACTGGGGGCTCTACAACCCCACCGAGCGCCCCGACGACGAGTTCATGCAGAGCTACTTCGGCGGCAGCGACGCCGACTACGACATCATCAAGACCGGGGTCGAGCTCGTCGACGGCGACCTCACCGGCTGGAACGCGATGATGCAGATCGCGCTGGGTAATGGCCCCAACGGCTCGCTCTCGAATAACGCCGCGTACAACGACCTCCAACAATACCTCGACATGGAGCAGTTCGCCGACTACCTGCTGCTCAACTTCTGGGGCGGCAACCACGACTGGCCCCACAACAACTGGTACGCGGTGCGTGACCGGGCGGCCAACGGCGCGTTCACCTTCATCTCGTGGGACGCAGAGAACTTCCTGTTCAGCGTGAACTCCGACCGCACAGGCGTCAGCACCGCCAACTCGCCGGGCGTCCTCTACGACCGGCTACGCCAGAACGCGGAGTTCCGCCAGCTCTTCGCCGACCGTGTCCATGAGCACATGTTCAACGGCGGGGCGCTTTCGACAGCCGCGACCACCGCGCGGTTCCAGTCGATCGTCGATACCATCCGCCCCGCGCTCAACGCCGAGGCCGCGCGGTGGGGCGACGAGCTCACGCCCAACGACCCCTACAACGTCATCGACCACTACGACCCGTTCGTCGATGAAAAACTCGACAACTACTTCCCCGCGCGCAACGGCATCGTCTTGAGCCAGCTCCGCGCCGCGGGGCTCTACCCGGCGACGAGCTTCGAGGCCCCGTCCTTCGCCCAGCACGGCGGCGTCCTGCCCACCGGCCAGGTCACGATCATCAACAACGAGGCGGTCGGCAACCTGTACTACACGCTCGACGGCAGCGACCCGCGTGCCGTCGGCGGCGGGGTCAACGCCGGCGCGATCCTCTACACCGGCACCCTTGCGCTGCCCGACCACGCGACGGTCACCGCGCGCCTCCTGCGCTCGGGCACCTGGTCCGCCAAGCTCCAGGCCGGCTTCGTCCTCGCCGACACCCCCGCCGACGCCACGAACCTCCGCGTCGCCGAGCTGCACTACAACCCGCAGGTCCCATCCGCCGCCGAGCAGGCCGCGGGCTTCACCGACGGCGACGCCTTCGAGTTCATCGAGCTCATCAACACCTCCGGCCAAACGATCTCCCTCCACGGCGTCCAGCTCAAACGCACCGTCGTCGATGGCGCACTCGACGGCATCGCCTTCACCTTCGGCCTCGACGCGCTCGCGCCGGGCCAGCGCATCGTCGTTGTCAGCGACCTCGCCGCGTTCACCCAGCGCTACGGCACCGGCATCAACGTCGCCGGCCAATACGCAGGCAACCTCGCCAACAGCGGCGAAACACTGCGGCTCACCGATGCCGACAACAGCACGATCCAGCAGTTCGTCTACGACGACGCAGTATCGTGGCCCGCCACGCCCGACGGCGACGGCCCGTCACTGGTCGTCATCAACAACCAGGGCAACTACAACAACGCCAACAACTGGAAGGCCTCCACCACCACGCACGGCACACCGGGCCAAGACGAGGCCGTCGGCATCGCAGGCGACATCACGGGCGACGGCTTCGTCGGCACCGCCGACCTCGACGCGCTGCTCGCCTTGTGGGGCGACGCCGCTGCATCAAGCCCCGAGGCCGCCGCCGCCGACCTCGATGCCAGCGGAACCGTCGGCAGCGGCGACCTGTCGATCGTGATCGCAAACTTCGGCAACGGCTCAGCACCCGCGAACCCCACCAGCAACGGCCAAACCCCCGCCGACCCCGACACAGGCAACAGCAATAACAACAACAGCGCCGGCTCGCCCACACGACCCGCCAACACCCGCCCCACCGCCCCGGATTCCCCGGATTCCCCGGCCACCCCGGCAAGCCCCACACCGGACGCCACACCCCCGCCGGCGCGCCGCCCCCGGCCGCAGGCCGCCGCGGGTCTGACACCGGAGCTGCAGCGTGCGGCCGTTACCAGGCCGACCCCGAACGCGCTCGCGTTGACCACACCCGTCGACTCCGCGACCAAACCCAAGTCGCCCCCACTCGCGTCGCGTACACCGGCCCGCCGGTTCGATGCGTTGGCTCTCCTCTGA